Proteins encoded in a region of the Zea mays cultivar B73 chromosome 2, Zm-B73-REFERENCE-NAM-5.0, whole genome shotgun sequence genome:
- the LOC103647030 gene encoding 60S ribosomal protein L3, with product MSHRKFEHPRHGSLGFLPRKRSSRHRGKVKSFPRDDPKKPCHLTAFLGYKAGMTHIVREVEKPGSKLHKKETCEAVTIIETPPLVIVGLVAYVKTPRGLRTLNSVWAQHLSEEVRRRFYKNWCKSKKKAFTKYALKYENDAGKKEIQLQLEKMKKYASVIRVIAHTQIRKMKGLKQKKAHLMEIQVNGGTIADKVDYGYKFFEKEVPVDAVFQKDEMIDIIGVTKGKGYEGVVTRWGVTRLPRKTHRGLRKVACIGAWHPARVSYTVARAGQNGYHHRTEMNKKVYKIGKAGQETHDASTEFDRTEKDITPMGGFPHYGIVKGDYLMIKGCCVGPKKRVVTLRQSLLKQTSRLALEEIKLKFIDTSSKFGHGRFQTTDEKQRFFGKLKA from the exons ATGTCGCACCGTAAGTTCGAGCACCCGAGGCACGGCTCCCTCGGCTTCCTTCCCAGGAAGCGCTCCTCCCGCCACCGCGGCAAGG TGAAGTCATTCCCCAGGGATGACCCCAAGAAGCCTTGCCATCTCACTGCCTTCCTTGGCTACAAGGCTGGCATGACTCACATTGTCCGTGAGGTTGAGAAGCCAGGATCCA AACTCCATAAGAAGGAAACTTGTGAGGCTGTTACCATCATTGAAACCCCTCCTCTTGTCATTGTTGGGCTCGTGGCATATGTGAAGACTCCTCGTGGCCTCCGCACACTCAACTCTGTTTGGGCCCAACATCTTAGCGAAGAAGTGAGGAGAAGGTTCTACAAGAACTGGTGCAAGAGCAAGAAGAAGGCTTTCACAAAGTATGCTCTCAAATATGAAAATGATGCTGGCAAGAAGGAAATTCAGCTGCAGCTTGAGAAGATGAAGAAATATGCTTCTGTTATCCGTGTCATTGCTCATACCCAG ATTAGGAAGATGAAGGGTTTGAAACAGAAGAAGGCTCACCTGATGGAGATTCAGGTCAATGGTGGTACCATTGCTGACAAGGTGGACTACGGCTACAAATTTTTTGAGAAAGAGGTCCCTGTTGATGCTGTCTTCCAGAAGGATGAGATGATTGACATCATTGGTGTGACCAAAGGTAAAGGTTATGAGGGCGTGGTCACTCGTTGGGGTGTCACCCGCCTTCCCCGCAAAACCCACAGGGGTCTCCGCAAGGTTGCTTGTATCGGTGCATGGCATCCTGCTAGGGTCTCCTATACAGTTGCCCGTGCTGGTCAGAACGGGTACCACCACCGCACCGAGATGAACAAGAAAGTTTACAAGATCGGCAAGGCTGGACAAGAGACCCACGATGCCTCCACAGAGTTTGACAG GACCGAGAAGGACATCACTCCCATGGGTGGCTTCCCCCACTATGGTATCGTGAAGGGTGACTACCTGATGATCAAGGGATGCTGTGTGGGTCCAAAGAAGAGGGTGGTGACCCTCCGCCAGTCCCTCCTGAAGCAGACTTCCCGGCTGGCGCTGGAGGAGATCAAGCTCAAGTTCATCGACACATCGTCCAAATTTGGGCATGGTCGCTTCCAGACTACCGATGAGAAGCAGAGGTTCTTTGGTAAGCTCAAGGCGTAA